Proteins from one Camelina sativa cultivar DH55 chromosome 8, Cs, whole genome shotgun sequence genomic window:
- the LOC104705580 gene encoding 4-substituted benzoates-glutamate ligase GH3.12, translating into MKPISNTNEEFEMTLKNLNWNVKQIQDNLLEEIITPNTNTEYLQRFLPEKFDKELFKKNVPIVTYEDIKPYLDRIVNGESSDLISARPITGFLLSSGTSGGAQKMMPWNNKYLDNLTFIYDLRSQVITKHVKGVEEGKGMMFLFTKQEIMTPSGLPARVATSSYFKSDYFKNRPSNWYYSYTSPDEVILCPNNTESLYCHLLCGLVQRDEVVRTGSIFASVMVRAIKVLENSWEELCSNIRSGHLSNWVTDLGCQSSVSLVLGGPRPELADAIEEICNQSWEGIVKRLWPNIKFIETVVTGSMGQYVPTLNYYCDDLPLVSTTYGSSETTFGINLDPLCKPEDVSYAFMPNMSYFEFIPTDGDNNDVVDLEDVKLGCTYEPVVTNFAGLYRMRVGDIVLVTGFYNNAPEFKFVRRENVVLSIDSDKTNEEDLFKAVGQAKLVLESSGLILEDFTSYADTSTFPGHYVVYLEVKAKEGDEKMKNTQLELDEEALSKCCMVMEESLDNVYKRCRFRDGSVGPLEIRVVRQGTFDSLMDFFISQGSSTGQYKTPRCIKSGKALQVLETCVVAKFFST; encoded by the exons ATGAAGCCAATCTCCAACACCAACGAAGAATTTGAGATGACGCTGAAGAATTTAAATTGGAACGTGAAGCAAATACAAGACAACTTGTTAGAAGAGATAATCACACCCAACACAAATACAGAGTATCTCCAACGTTTTCTCCCCGAGAAGTTCGACAAAGAGCTCTTCAAGAAAAACGTACCGATCGTGACCTATGAAGATATTAAGCCTTATCTCGACCGTATCGTTAATGGAGAGTCATCCGATCTTATATCGGCCCGACCTATCACCGGTTTCTTGCtaag TTCGGGAACTTCAGGAGGAGCACAAAAGATGATGCCATGGAACAATAAGTACTTGGACAATTTGACATTTATCTACGATCTTCGTAGTCAAGTAATAACCAA GCATGTGAAAGGTGTGGAGGAAGGAAAAGGGATGATGTTTCTCTTCACTAAACAAGAAATCATGACTCCTTCTGGCTTGCCTGCTCGAGTCGCAACCAGCAGCTATTTCAAGAGCGACTACTTCAAAAACCGGCCATCTAACTGGTATTACTCTTACACGAGCCCTGATGAAGTCATCTTGTGCCCTAACAACACCGAAAGTCTCTACTGCCATTTGCTCTGTGGCTTAGTCCAAAGAGACGAGGTTGTGAGAACGGGTTCCATCTTTGCTTCAGTCATGGTACGAGCAATCAAGGTTCTTGAGAATTCTTGGGAGGAATTGTGTTCAAACATCCGATCAGGTCATCTCAGCAACTGGGTCACAGACTTGGGTTGTCAAAGCTCTGTGTCTTTGGTCCTTGGAGGGCCACGTCCTGAATTAGCAGACGCAATTGAAGAAATATGCAACCAGTCTTGGGAAGGTATAGTCAAAAGACTCTGGCCAAACATCAAATTTATTGAAACCGTTGTTACGGGTTCAATGGGACAGTACGTTCCAACGTTGAACTACTATTGTGACGACTTGCCTCTCGTTTCAACAACCTACGGTTCCTCGGAGACTACATTCGGGATCAATCTAGATCCTCTGTGCAAACCTGAAGATGTTTCTTACGCTTTCATGCCCAACATGTCTTACTTTGAATTCATACCTACGGATGGAGACAACAACGATGTCGTCGACCTTGAAGATGTGAAACTTGGATGCACTTATGAACCCGTGGTCACAAATTTCGCTG GATTGTATAGGATGAGAGTGGGAGATATTGTATTGGTGACTGGTTTCTACAACAATGCACCTGAGTTTAAGTTTGTAAGAAGAGAGAACGTGGTCTTAAGCATCGACTCCGATAAAACTAATGAAGAAGATCTGTTTAAGGCTGTGGGTCAAGCAAAGCTAGTACTCGAGTCATCAGGTCTCATTCTAGAAGACTTCACCAGTTATGCTGACACCTCGACATTTCCTGGTCACTACGTGGTTTACTTGGAAGTAAAGGCCAAAGAGGGAGACGAGAAGATGAAGAATACACAGCTTGAGCTCGACGAAGAGGCGCTCTCCAAGTGTTGTATGGTAATGGAGGAGTCGCTTGATAATGTTTACAAGAGATGTAGGTTCAGAGACGGATCGGTCGGACCTCTGGAGATAAGAGTGGTGCGTCAAGGAACGTTTGATTCTCTCATGGACTTCTTCATCTCACAAGGTTCTTCCACCGGTCAATACAAGACTCCCAGATGCATTAAGTCAGGGAAAGCCTTACAAGTATTGGAGACATGTGTGGTAGCCAAGTTCTTCAGTACTTGA